One segment of Nocardioides oleivorans DNA contains the following:
- the sodN gene encoding superoxide dismutase, Ni, with product MLRHLLAPTVEVSAHCDLPCGVYDPAQARIEAESIKAVIAKVNDSDDPDFRTRAVLIKEQRSELVKHHLWVLWTDYFKPPHFEKYPQLHTLVNEATKLAGATGTKGTMDAEVADQLLAKIDEIAEIFWETKKA from the coding sequence ATGCTTCGCCACCTGCTCGCCCCGACCGTCGAGGTCTCGGCCCACTGCGACCTTCCCTGCGGTGTCTACGACCCCGCCCAGGCGCGCATCGAGGCCGAGTCGATCAAGGCGGTCATCGCCAAGGTCAACGACAGCGACGACCCCGACTTCCGCACCCGCGCGGTCCTGATCAAGGAGCAGCGCTCCGAGCTGGTCAAGCACCACCTGTGGGTGCTGTGGACCGACTACTTCAAGCCCCCGCACTTCGAGAAGTACCCCCAGCTCCACACGCTGGTCAACGAGGCCACCAAGCTCGCGGGTGCCACCGGCACCAAGGGCACCATGGACGCCGAGGTCGCCGACCAGCTCCTCGCCAAGATCGACGAGATCGCGGAGATCTTCTGGGAGACGAAGAAGGCGTAA
- a CDS encoding S24 family peptidase: MRGRIRGLALWGGARVRGRSMLPTLHDGDLLLVQYDARPRPGDLVVARFVDGTVAVKRAVERRRTRTDGAGWWLLSDNPDEGVDSRHRGVVAEQSVLAVVRLRMWPSPRVGRHLRHP; encoded by the coding sequence ATGAGGGGTCGGATCCGGGGTCTCGCCCTCTGGGGTGGTGCCCGGGTGAGGGGCCGCTCGATGCTCCCGACCCTGCACGACGGTGACCTGCTCCTGGTGCAGTACGACGCCCGGCCGCGCCCGGGCGACCTCGTCGTCGCCCGCTTCGTCGACGGCACGGTCGCGGTCAAGCGTGCGGTCGAGAGGCGTCGTACACGCACGGACGGGGCGGGCTGGTGGCTGCTCAGCGACAACCCGGACGAGGGCGTCGACTCGCGCCACCGCGGGGTGGTCGCGGAGCAGTCGGTGCTGGCCGTCGTACGCCTGCGGATGTGGCCTTCGCCACGCGTGGGACGCCACCTGCGCCACCCGTGA
- a CDS encoding NAD(P)-dependent malic enzyme — protein sequence MASHPHSGDPVFDLHVGGKMETVSTVALTGPDELSLAYTPGVARVCEAIAADPSMTQHYTWVPNTVAIVSDGTAVLGLGDIGPAAAMPVMEGKAVLFKQFGGVDAVPICLDTTDVEEIIETVVRLAPSFGGINLEDISAPRCFEIEARLKERLDIPVFHDDQHGTAVVALAALTNALRLTGRDAATVRVVVQGAGAAGVAVARILLEAGVRDIAVLDRQGVLNSERADLTEVKAALARDTADVFGRRGTLADVMAGADVYIGVSGGQVPEEIVASMADDAIIFGLANPTPEVHPDLAHKYARVVATGRSDFPNQINNVLAFPGIFRGAFDVHATAITEGMKVAAATALAELVGDDLSEDLVIPSPFDPRVPGAVREAVSAAARADGVARR from the coding sequence ATGGCTTCGCACCCGCACTCCGGCGATCCCGTGTTCGACCTGCACGTCGGCGGCAAGATGGAGACCGTCTCGACGGTCGCCCTCACCGGCCCCGACGAGCTCTCCCTCGCCTACACCCCCGGCGTGGCCCGGGTCTGCGAGGCCATCGCCGCCGACCCGTCGATGACGCAGCACTACACGTGGGTGCCGAACACCGTCGCGATCGTGTCCGACGGCACCGCCGTGCTCGGCCTCGGCGACATCGGCCCGGCGGCCGCGATGCCCGTGATGGAGGGCAAGGCCGTGCTCTTCAAGCAGTTCGGCGGCGTCGACGCCGTGCCGATCTGCCTCGACACCACCGACGTCGAGGAGATCATCGAGACGGTGGTCCGCCTGGCCCCGAGCTTCGGCGGCATCAACCTCGAGGACATCTCCGCCCCGCGGTGCTTCGAGATCGAGGCGCGGCTCAAGGAGCGGCTCGACATCCCTGTCTTCCACGACGACCAGCACGGCACCGCAGTCGTCGCCCTCGCCGCCCTGACCAACGCGCTGCGCCTCACGGGCCGTGACGCGGCCACCGTGCGGGTCGTGGTCCAGGGTGCCGGCGCCGCCGGCGTCGCGGTCGCGCGGATCCTGCTCGAGGCCGGCGTGCGCGACATCGCCGTGCTCGACCGCCAGGGCGTGCTCAACTCCGAGCGGGCGGACCTCACCGAGGTGAAGGCCGCGCTGGCGCGCGACACCGCCGACGTCTTCGGCCGCCGCGGCACCCTCGCCGACGTGATGGCCGGCGCCGACGTCTACATCGGCGTCTCCGGCGGTCAGGTGCCCGAGGAGATCGTGGCCTCGATGGCCGACGACGCGATCATCTTCGGACTGGCCAACCCCACGCCCGAGGTGCACCCCGACCTGGCCCACAAGTACGCCCGCGTCGTGGCCACCGGTCGCTCGGACTTTCCGAACCAGATCAACAACGTCCTCGCCTTCCCGGGCATCTTCCGCGGCGCCTTCGACGTGCACGCCACCGCGATCACCGAGGGCATGAAGGTCGCCGCCGCCACCGCGCTCGCCGAGCTCGTGGGCGACGACCTCAGCGAGGACCTGGTCATCCCCTCGCCCTTCGATCCCCGCGTCCCCGGTGCCGTGCGCGAGGCCGTCTCCGCCGCTGCCCGCGCGGACGGGGTCGCGCGCCGCTGA
- a CDS encoding DUF7674 family protein, translated as MAITAAQVPGLLVAASGWIAEAWQDAAEDNADPDSPGGRLGYLDAGAVVSRLADELAAGRTDGFDVLFDLVERLVTEGDDYVSELGVIGYLEGMQMDTVTSRGLDPEAFAPWLRPTSARYWAALHRFWESGTPIPDLRS; from the coding sequence ATGGCCATCACTGCCGCACAGGTCCCCGGGCTGCTGGTCGCCGCCTCGGGCTGGATCGCCGAGGCCTGGCAGGACGCAGCGGAGGACAATGCGGACCCGGACAGCCCGGGTGGGCGACTGGGCTACCTCGACGCCGGTGCGGTCGTCAGCAGGCTGGCCGACGAGCTCGCTGCCGGACGCACCGACGGCTTCGACGTCCTCTTCGACCTGGTCGAGCGCCTCGTCACCGAGGGCGACGACTACGTCAGCGAGCTGGGAGTCATCGGCTACCTCGAGGGCATGCAGATGGACACGGTCACGTCGCGCGGGCTGGACCCCGAAGCGTTCGCGCCGTGGCTGCGACCGACCTCGGCCCGGTACTGGGCGGCACTCCACCGGTTCTGGGAGTCGGGCACGCCCATCCCCGACCTGCGGTCCTGA
- a CDS encoding DUF2256 and DUF3253 domain-containing protein, which produces MTPPDKTCASCGRRIQWRKKWERDWEQVRYCSSACRRRGVTPVDQALEDALLELLGAAGAMLVDVGEAAGAVAAATGTPRRELDEPARRAARRLVDRGEVTVVQGGRVVDPSTAKGPISVRRAR; this is translated from the coding sequence GTGACCCCACCGGACAAGACCTGCGCCTCGTGCGGGCGTCGGATCCAGTGGCGCAAGAAGTGGGAGCGCGACTGGGAGCAGGTGCGCTACTGCTCGAGCGCGTGCCGGCGTCGCGGGGTGACGCCCGTCGACCAGGCCCTCGAGGACGCGCTCCTCGAGCTCCTGGGGGCAGCAGGCGCCATGCTCGTCGACGTGGGCGAGGCCGCGGGTGCGGTCGCAGCGGCCACCGGCACGCCGCGCCGCGAGCTGGACGAGCCGGCCCGACGCGCTGCCCGCCGCCTGGTCGATCGGGGCGAGGTCACGGTCGTCCAGGGTGGCCGGGTCGTGGACCCGTCCACGGCCAAGGGACCGATCAGCGTGCGCCGCGCCCGCTAG
- a CDS encoding GNAT family N-acetyltransferase yields the protein MSIDVRPSEDAARFLATDQLVWFGEVGEADADHLRLGLPEDQRFVADLPDGPDDRHSGIYGVRPMELALPGGALVPIAGLTWVGVHPDVRRRGVLSAMMADHLARTRDAGLALSALHASEQGIYGRFGYGMAALQLQVHVGRGTTFTAPHLEDEVAGITTHLVDSSAPGATDRWRDCARAGAPGAPGTIIGSSDFTRLFGSESAAELRDKERRRILFARREGRDVGAVAFRREHKWDDARPSGTVTAGLLTGGPAARLALLRRLVDLDLMGTTKVDAVATDDPVLDWVGGPRGTGTVKTWDSTWIRVVDLAAAWSQRTYEDDCDVVVEVADRHAPWNAGRWQVVASGGEGTAVRTDSAADVALDAAVLGAGYLGRSVANLLRAGLVQEHRPGAYADLARALRTAAAPEPSFGF from the coding sequence GTGAGCATCGACGTACGCCCGTCCGAGGACGCCGCCCGCTTCCTGGCCACCGACCAGCTGGTGTGGTTCGGGGAGGTCGGCGAGGCCGACGCCGACCACCTGCGGCTCGGCCTCCCCGAGGACCAGCGCTTCGTGGCCGACCTGCCCGACGGTCCGGACGACCGGCACAGCGGGATCTACGGCGTCCGACCGATGGAGCTCGCGCTGCCCGGCGGTGCCCTGGTGCCGATCGCGGGGCTGACTTGGGTGGGCGTCCACCCGGACGTGCGCCGCCGCGGCGTGCTGTCCGCGATGATGGCCGACCACCTCGCCCGCACGCGCGACGCCGGGCTCGCCCTGTCGGCCCTGCACGCCAGCGAGCAGGGCATCTACGGACGCTTCGGCTACGGGATGGCGGCCCTCCAGCTCCAGGTGCACGTGGGCCGCGGCACCACCTTCACCGCTCCCCACCTCGAGGACGAGGTCGCCGGCATCACGACGCACCTCGTCGACAGCTCGGCGCCGGGCGCGACCGACCGGTGGCGCGACTGTGCGCGTGCCGGTGCGCCGGGTGCCCCCGGCACCATCATCGGGTCCTCCGACTTCACCCGGCTCTTCGGCTCGGAGTCGGCCGCCGAGCTGCGCGACAAGGAGCGCCGGCGCATCCTCTTCGCCCGCCGCGAGGGCCGTGACGTGGGCGCCGTGGCGTTCCGTCGCGAGCACAAGTGGGACGACGCCCGGCCCTCCGGCACGGTCACCGCCGGCCTGCTCACGGGCGGACCCGCGGCCCGGCTGGCGCTGCTCCGGCGCCTCGTCGACCTGGACCTGATGGGGACGACGAAGGTCGACGCCGTCGCCACCGACGACCCGGTGCTCGACTGGGTCGGCGGGCCTCGCGGGACTGGCACCGTGAAGACCTGGGACAGCACCTGGATCCGGGTCGTCGACCTGGCGGCCGCGTGGTCGCAGCGGACCTACGAGGACGACTGCGACGTCGTGGTCGAGGTCGCGGACCGCCACGCACCGTGGAACGCCGGCCGCTGGCAGGTGGTCGCCTCCGGCGGCGAAGGCACGGCGGTGCGGACCGACTCCGCGGCCGACGTCGCGCTCGACGCCGCCGTCCTGGGCGCCGGCTACCTGGGACGCTCCGTCGCGAACCTGCTCCGCGCGGGCCTCGTGCAGGAGCACCGCCCGGGCGCGTACGCCGACCTGGCCCGGGCGCTGCGCACCGCTGCCGCACCGGAGCCGTCGTTCGGGTTCTGA